The nucleotide window GGAGCTGTTCTTTCCGGTCGGCAACACCGGCCCCGCGCTGTTGCAGATCGAGGAGGCCAAGGCCATCTGCCGCCGCTGCCCGGTGATGGGACAGTGCCTGCAGTGGGCGCTCGAATCCCGTCAGGAATCGGGGGTCTGCGGCGGGATGAGCGAGGACGAGCGGCGTGCCATGCGTCGCCGGGCCGCACGCAACCGGGCGCGCAGTGCCGCCGTTTGACGGCGACGCAGCCGCCGGGGACCGCACCGCTGCCCCGTCTTCCCGAAACCGTCACGGGCGGTGGCGGAGCACCATCCGCCACCGCCCCTCCGTCGCGCTCGTGCGGGGTGGGGCCACGGCGCCCGGCGCCCGCGGGACTCAGGGCCGGGCGGGCGCGGCGCCGTGGGTACCCGGTTTCCCGGCCCCGCGCCGGTACGCTTCCGTCACCCCCGGACGCTGACCCGGCGCGTGCGGCAACGGGCTCCCGGGGCACGGTGCCGGAAGGACGTCACCATGACCACGGAGGGACACCCCGGTGCGCTGCGCGTCCTCGTGCTCGGCGCCGCACTGCGCACCGGATCGACCAATGCCCGGCTGGCTTCGCTGGTGGCGCGCATGATGACCGAGGCCGGCGCCGATGTCGACCTGGCCGCGATGCGGGAATTCGACATGCCGCTGTACGACGGTGACGTGGAGGCCGCGGAGGGAGTACCGGCGGGCGCGCTCGCGCTGCGCGACCGGCTCGAGCGGTGCGACGCCTTCGTCCTCGCCTCCCCCGAGTACAACGCCTCCGTTCCGGGCGTGGTGAAGAACGCGATCGACTGGGTCTCCCGCATCCGGCCGCAGCCGTTCAAGACCAAGCACGCCCTGCTGCTTTCCGCCTCGCCGTCCCTGGTCGGCGGCAACCGGGGGCTGTGGGCGCTGAGGGTGCCGCTGGAGCACCTCGGCACGCGGGTCTACCCGGACATGTTCAGTCTCGCCGGCGCGCACAACGGGTTCACCGAGGACGGACAGCTGACCGATCCCGCGCTGGAACAGCGCCTGAACGAGACCGTCACCGCGTTCCTCCACCTCGTCGAGGCCGATGCGCGCTATGTGTGTCTGCAGCGCCGCTGGTACGAGTTCCTCGGCGACCGCACCGGGGCTCCCGTCACCCAGCGGGCGGAGGACTGAGCCGCTTCCCCGGAGCGCGCCGGTAACGCGCCCCGCGCACGTACGCCCCACCCCGGGACGGGGCGTACGCGTGCGGCGTTCAGCGGTCCGCGGCCGCGTCGGAATCCGCGGCGTCGGCCGCGCTCGCGGCGTCGTCCACCAGCTTCTGTATCTCCGCCGTGCCGGTGGGCGAGGGCGCGGCGGAGGACGGTGCGGCGGACGAGGGTGTCGCGGCGGGAGCGTTGCCCTCGGTACGTACCCCGTTGCCGCATCCGGCGACGAGCATGCCGCACAGCAGGGTGGTCACCACGAGCACCCCGCACTGTCCGGTGCGGGTCACGAGGAGGTCGTGTCGTGCTGCGTACGGCACCAGGAGGCGACCTTGGCCAGGTCCTTCTGCCGCTGCTGGAGCGTGGGGATCAGGGACTTGCGGTGGGCGAGCTTGTGGCTGAGGAAGGTCTCGACCTCGTTGTGCCCGGCGGCCTTCGCCTTCGCCACCCGCTTCTCCAGGCGGGCGACGGAGCCACGGACGTCGGCGTTGCCCTGGAGCCGGTGCAGTGCCTTGGTGAGGCGCTTGTCGATCTTGGGGGCGCGCTTGCAGAGCGCCCGCGCGCCGTCGCCCGCGCCGTGCTTGGCGGACGCGGAGGGCGCCGGGGTGCTGCTGTCCGCCGCGGCGGCGGTGCCCACGATGCCGAGCAGGGCGGTGCAGGCGGCCACCGAGGAGATGGCGAGGTTGCGGGTGCGCATGGCAGGTCCTCCTCACAGGAAGGCGGGCACGGTGCCCGTCCGTGCGGAGAAATTAGGGGTGTTCCTTGTGGAAACCTTGTGGCCCCTCCGCAGGGTCCGCCAGCCAGTCCCGGTGCGCGGGCAGCGCCGGAGGGCGGGGGCGTCCGGGCCGCTCGGCGGGGAACGTCACCTGGAAGCGGGCTCCTTGGCCTCCGGGGCCGTCCAGGACCCGCAGCTCCGCCCGGTGCAGGGCGGCCTGCTGGGCGACCAGGGTGAGCCCGAGGCCGGAGCCGGGGCTGTCCGGGCGGCGGTGGAAGCGCCGGAAGACCTCCGCCCGCCGCTGCGGGGGGACGCCCGGGCCGCGGTCGTCGACGCTGAGGACGATGCGGGGCGAGGCGGCCTCGCCGGCGGTGCGCAGGGAGAGGACGACATACCCCCCGTTGCCGGCGGACCGGCCGTGGACCAGCGCGTTGGTCAGGAGGTTGTCGAGCATCGACCGCAAGCCGGGGCGCCATCCGTGGACCGTCAGCCCCGGGCTGCTGTCGACCACCACCTCGGCCGCGGGATGACCGCGCCGCAGGCCGGCGGCCGCCTCATCGGCGAGGTCGGCCATGTCGATGGCCTCGAACGATTCCGCCTCGACCAGATCGCCCTGCGCCAGTGCGCGCAGCATCACCAACAGGCCGAGCAGGCGGGCGTGTTCGTGCCGCAGGTCGTGCACGGTCTCCGCCCGGTCGGCGGCGTCGAGATCCTGGAACGCCTCCAGGATGTCGAGGTTGGTCTGCATGCTCATCAGGGGCGTGCGCAGTTCGTGGGAGGCGGCGGCGGAGAACGAGCGGGCCGACGCCAGTGCTTCGACGGTGCGGGCGGCCTGCTCGTCGTAGCGGGTCAGAAAGGTCTGCAGCGTCCGGGCGAGGTCGTCGACCTCGGTGATGCCGGTGGGGGTGTGCGCCAGCCGGGCGGCACTGGTGTGCGGGTCGAGGCCGCCGGCCGTCTGCTGCAACCGGCGCAGCGGCCGGGCCGCGCGGGCCGCGAGCAGCCAGCCGATGCCGCCGGCGAGCGGAGCGGCCAGCAGGGCCACCGTGAGCACCCTGCGGCGCACCAGACCGAGTTGCGCCTCGCGCGCCGTGTCCGGGGAGAACAGCCACAGCATGCCGCGCGCTCCGGGGCCGCCGCCGTTCACCGGTACGGCGAGCACCCGCCAGCTCTGTCCGTGCGACCGCACGGTGGCCGGGCGGGTACGCTCCCCGGGCAGCGGCACCGGCCCGGCGGGCTGCGGGCCGTCCCGCAGGGTGCCGCCGGGGCCGGTCAGCCGCACTCCGACGTCCAGGGCGGAGGTGAACAGCTTGCGCTGGCGGGCCTGTTCGAGGCGCGGCCGGTCGTGCGAGGTGGCGCGCAGCAGGCCGCGGGCCGCCACCGCCACGCTCTGCGCCCGCGCGGCGAGCCGCTGGTCGGCCTGGGCGCGCAGATCCTTGCCCACCAGTGTCACCAGGACCCAGCCGGACGCCACCACCAGCAGCGGCACCACCGTCCCGGCCACCAGCGCGATCCGGGTGGACAGCCTCATCGCGCCGCTCCGTTCTC belongs to Streptomyces sp. NBC_01454 and includes:
- a CDS encoding WhiB family transcriptional regulator, with the translated sequence MDWRHDAVCREEDPELFFPVGNTGPALLQIEEAKAICRRCPVMGQCLQWALESRQESGVCGGMSEDERRAMRRRAARNRARSAAV
- a CDS encoding sensor histidine kinase; the protein is MRLSTRIALVAGTVVPLLVVASGWVLVTLVGKDLRAQADQRLAARAQSVAVAARGLLRATSHDRPRLEQARQRKLFTSALDVGVRLTGPGGTLRDGPQPAGPVPLPGERTRPATVRSHGQSWRVLAVPVNGGGPGARGMLWLFSPDTAREAQLGLVRRRVLTVALLAAPLAGGIGWLLAARAARPLRRLQQTAGGLDPHTSAARLAHTPTGITEVDDLARTLQTFLTRYDEQAARTVEALASARSFSAAASHELRTPLMSMQTNLDILEAFQDLDAADRAETVHDLRHEHARLLGLLVMLRALAQGDLVEAESFEAIDMADLADEAAAGLRRGHPAAEVVVDSSPGLTVHGWRPGLRSMLDNLLTNALVHGRSAGNGGYVVLSLRTAGEAASPRIVLSVDDRGPGVPPQRRAEVFRRFHRRPDSPGSGLGLTLVAQQAALHRAELRVLDGPGGQGARFQVTFPAERPGRPRPPALPAHRDWLADPAEGPQGFHKEHP
- a CDS encoding NADPH-dependent FMN reductase, translated to MTTEGHPGALRVLVLGAALRTGSTNARLASLVARMMTEAGADVDLAAMREFDMPLYDGDVEAAEGVPAGALALRDRLERCDAFVLASPEYNASVPGVVKNAIDWVSRIRPQPFKTKHALLLSASPSLVGGNRGLWALRVPLEHLGTRVYPDMFSLAGAHNGFTEDGQLTDPALEQRLNETVTAFLHLVEADARYVCLQRRWYEFLGDRTGAPVTQRAED